From the genome of Drosophila melanogaster chromosome 2L, one region includes:
- the CG16890 gene encoding uncharacterized protein, isoform C — translation MSGSQLFPVNLNNLSAKERHNYILSNYVLNLPNETESRRHKRDIDVIRENHRFLWEDDELDSDTLSWEQRLALRYYRKLFKEYCIADLSRYKENKIALRWRTEQEVVTGTGQFQCGSRHCGERDNLRSWEVNFRYIEKGEPLNALVKVRLCPTHTDQLNYRTKKRECKKRRRREKEERRAEKKRKRRKLDVGHESSGEEEEEPVEPASESHPEASKEPTDSKDATTADEQIWQQQPDISREQASREQEFERYLEDLIF, via the exons ATGAGCGGCTCGCAATTATTCCCAGTGAATCTGAACAACCTGAGTGCCAAGGAGCGACACAACTATATACTTAGTAATTACGTGCTTAACCTACCGAATGAGACGGAATCACGTCGGCACAAGCGAGACATCGATGTAATCCGAGAGAATCACCGCTTCCTGTGGGAGGACGACGAGTTGGATAGCGACACCCTAAGCTGGGAGCAGCGCTTGGCCCTGCGATACTACAGGAAGCTATTTAAGGAGTACTGCATCGCGGACCTGTCCCGCTACAAGGAGAACAAGATAGCGCTGCGCTGGCGAACGGAGCAGGAGGTGGTCACCGGAACCGGGCAGTTCCAGTGCGGCAGCCGGCATTGCGGGGAGCGGGATAATCTGCGCAGCTGGGAGGTAAACTTTAGGTATATCGAAAAGGGTGAGCCCCTAAATGCGCTGGTCAAG GTGCGGCTGTGTCCCACCCACACGGATCAGCTGAACTACCGCACCAAGAAGAGAGAATGCAAGAAGCGGAGACGCAGGGAAAAGGAGGAACGGCGCGCTGAAAAGAAACGTAAGCGTCGAAAACTCGATGTTGGTCACGAAAGTTCTGgcgaagaggaggaggagcctGTCGAACCAGCATCCGAATCCCATCCAGAAGCCAGCAAGGAGCCCACAGACTCAAAGGATGCCACCACGGCAGACGAACAGATCTGGCAACAACAACCCGATATAAGCCGAGAGCAAGCCTCCAGAGAGCAGGAATTCGAGCGATATCTAGAGGATctcattttttaa
- the CG16890 gene encoding uncharacterized protein, isoform D (non-AUG (CUG) translation initiation), with product MNNLSAKERHNYILSNYVLNLPNETESRRHKRDIDVIRENHRFLWEDDELDSDTLSWEQRLALRYYRKLFKEYCIADLSRYKENKIALRWRTEQEVVTGTGQFQCGSRHCGERDNLRSWEVNFRYIEKGEPLNALVKVRLCPTHTDQLNYRTKKRECKKRRRREKEERRAEKKRKRRKLDVGHESSGEEEEEPVEPASESHPEASKEPTDSKDATTADEQIWQQQPDISREQASREQEFERYLEDLIF from the exons CTGAACAACCTGAGTGCCAAGGAGCGACACAACTATATACTTAGTAATTACGTGCTTAACCTACCGAATGAGACGGAATCACGTCGGCACAAGCGAGACATCGATGTAATCCGAGAGAATCACCGCTTCCTGTGGGAGGACGACGAGTTGGATAGCGACACCCTAAGCTGGGAGCAGCGCTTGGCCCTGCGATACTACAGGAAGCTATTTAAGGAGTACTGCATCGCGGACCTGTCCCGCTACAAGGAGAACAAGATAGCGCTGCGCTGGCGAACGGAGCAGGAGGTGGTCACCGGAACCGGGCAGTTCCAGTGCGGCAGCCGGCATTGCGGGGAGCGGGATAATCTGCGCAGCTGGGAGGTAAACTTTAGGTATATCGAAAAGGGTGAGCCCCTAAATGCGCTGGTCAAG GTGCGGCTGTGTCCCACCCACACGGATCAGCTGAACTACCGCACCAAGAAGAGAGAATGCAAGAAGCGGAGACGCAGGGAAAAGGAGGAACGGCGCGCTGAAAAGAAACGTAAGCGTCGAAAACTCGATGTTGGTCACGAAAGTTCTGgcgaagaggaggaggagcctGTCGAACCAGCATCCGAATCCCATCCAGAAGCCAGCAAGGAGCCCACAGACTCAAAGGATGCCACCACGGCAGACGAACAGATCTGGCAACAACAACCCGATATAAGCCGAGAGCAAGCCTCCAGAGAGCAGGAATTCGAGCGATATCTAGAGGATctcattttttaa
- the Eato gene encoding engulfment ABC transporter in the ovary, isoform B: protein MAGTFTPLFFVFLRKNLLYLQRNLLPLLLICSGFAGVLTAYLHWSVKPVLHQINQFEAKNEMVLRELYFPGNELDYIYYSPISPNVEDIMDLLRVDLGIIPERLRPNNNSFEMQLEMEQQCRGSCFAIDFHRVPNRGSDRKFRYSLSSNQMRISPRKRFVNDEEIYHQIDDDDYIRSGFLSLQHILDKQYMKYQELGKDFEVVVSSMPNMEVISMDSHRLTYFGTLCSILFNVVLLSSFVVPFVEEKQNGLKEFLNLVTPMSFLNGLTFFLIRFVCYTLLMIFVLVVAYLYKALGSICFAYVAVLFLLYILSTMSYAYLISICFHSVFYAKIGGLAMLIIPYAFSFVRSWATSLAFVCFSTNTFLEGLDIFQTFSNKRKNREFGAVDVFRVIKSNSSTMFSVYVVLVFQSFLYAMLYNYLGCVFPGPGGLKRPMFFFLDPKTYMKRQRNEYTTTPRGTHAIIITELCKKFQTSKRDTLISDNLNMTINNKEITVLLGHNGAGKTTMMNMIMGLVPKDSGKIIVCSERDVASYRHLIGFCPQHSVFMSYMTCHQHLEFFAQLRGACRSDARDWADEKLKKLGLSDKRNEFGKNLSGGMKRRLSLGIAIAGNTKIVILDEPSSGLDINSRRELWDILLNLRKEKAVLVTTHYMEEAEVLGDTICILANGKLQSIGSPLELKRKSGIGYRLKLEINDFTSREVEIMEIIHHFVPTARVLNVVNPTVYICLPYAYKNCFAQMLYRLETESKELGIHTISMTDTSLEDVFLRCAGEQDQVDTPDGSRNDAPLLAHYKRLQDHPPHRGLFQLWMAVFYKKWTFISNEWLYTLIMLCIPFVCVFGAILVMHAMSLVENEEALPLKLSQMGSGVIYVHNPTGHHAHLEQQLRQQIELNGITAKTMHLRGSNDVKNESLDLQRDNLADFLEQVIGIIDMYGGGRGTSDTPTIEIFYSGNRYHSSVELINLVDSAMLKLGRPESEIDTTYVPIRRFVSDISPSRLEYYAVIVPIGMFFFMFYFISLPFREYANGFKQLQTMSRFTYWFAHFTFDMLILIFVCVALFSLQSLMMPSELYTTAELKVIVLSIFFYGCSYLPILYALGNNFKSISTISTYLLLMLIVSAIAPLITSSNAAAMKLHETKIAFLCFLPDFNLNHQFRIINENFITRRHPALIKGLISQDTFFAYATAVGVMVMAFFTIVLEHKYLRRRIHDGIWEWAFQRKKYNSTGTLPSTPISEIDDCAREEKRVTDLIKDPLNDHSLIVHNLRKRYGDKLAVDGVSFAAAQGECFGLLGVNGAGKTSTFQMIAANLPLDGGTIRIKGADIREHELKYREYFGYCPQYDALNKFMTAEQCLYYMALLRGLSRRRTDGPASCKEHVKYWLEKMHLTKYQKVQVRHYSGGTKRKLLAAMAMIGAPALVLLDEPTTGVDPISRRFLWQCIKDFQGKDRTVVLTSHSMDECEELCNRLAIMAHGKFKCLNNICALKRLSGFTIKLKMKADTETEMNVSTITGTLKSEFPGLELRESHAGTLTYFVSTQESVVLWSSVFKIAEEYLGDRLSALVADYSVNECTLEDIFLKFEREAKSQSTSRQTSVQRRPECSYV from the exons ATGGCTGGGACTTTTACCCCGCTGTTCTTCGTCTTTCTGCGGAAGAATTTGCTCTACTTGCAACGCAACTTGCTGCCCCTGCTCCTTATCTGCTCCGGATTTGCCGGAGTACTCACCGCGTACCTCCACTGGTCCGTCAAGCCCGTGCTTCACCAAATTAACCAGTTTGAAGCAAAGAATGAA atgGTTCTTAGAGAATTGTACTTTCCCGGTAATGAGCTGGATTACATTTACTACTCACCCATCTCTCCCAATGTAGAGGACATTATGGATCTCCTGCGTGTAGATCTGGGAATTATACCAGAGC GACTTCggcccaacaacaacagcttcGAGATGCAGCTGGAGATGGAGCAACAGTGCCGTGGAAGCTGCTTCGCAATTGACTTCCACCGGGTACCGAACCGTGGCTCTGACAGAAAGTTCCGATACAGCCTCAGCTCAAATCAGATGCGCATTTCGCCCAGAAAGCGATTTGTGAACGACGAGGAAATTTATCACCAGATAG atgatgatgattataTTCGTTCCGGATTCCTGTCCTTGCAACACATATTGGACAAACAGTATATGAAATACCAGGAGCTCGGGAAAGACTTTGAGGTGGTGGTCAGCTCGATGCCCAACATGGAGGTCATCAGCATGGATAGTCATCGATTGACATATTTCGGAACACTGTGCAGCATTCTATTCAATGTGGTCCTACTAAGCAGCTTTGTGGTGCCCTTTGTGGAGGAGAAGCAAAACGGACTGAAGGAGTTTCTCAACCTGGTCACGCCCATGAGTTTCCTCAACGGCCTCACTTTCTTTCTCATTCGGTTTGTGTGCTACACATTGCTTATGATCTTTGTCCTGGTCGTTGCATATTTATACAAGGCCCTGGGCTCCATCTGCTTTGCTTACGTGGCAGTGTTGTTTCTGCTTTACATTTTGTCAACCATGTCGTATGCTTATCTGATCTCTATTTGCTTCCACTCAG TTTTCTATGCGAAAATCGGAGGGCTGGCAATGCTAATAATTCCCTATGCATTCTCATTTGTTCGAAGCTGGGCCACATCGCTGgcatttgtgtgttttagcACGAATACCTTTCTGGAGGGATTGGATATTTTTCAGACATTTTCAAATAAGCGTAAGA ATCGCGAATTCGGTGCTGTGGATGTATTTCGCGTAATCAAAAGCAATTCCTCAACGATGTTTTCGGTCTACGTGGTTCTCGTCTTTCAATCCTTTTTGTATGCCATGCTCTACAACTATTTGGGTTGTGTTTTTCCCGGTCCTGGTGGACTAAAGCGACCGATGTTCTTTTTCCTAGAT CCCAAGACTTACATGAAACGACAACGCAACGAATACACGACGACACCGCGCGGCACTCATGCTATCATAATCACTGAGTTGTGCAAGAAGTTCCAGACAAGCAAGCGCGATACGCTAATTTCGGACAACTTGAACATGACGATCAACAACAAGGAGATTACTGTCCTGCTGGGCCACAATGGAGCTGGAAAAACAACCATGATGAACATGATAATGG GATTGGTACCAAAGGATTCGGGCAAGATAATTGTGTGCAGTGAGCGCGATGTGGCCTCCTATCGCCACCTGATTGGATTCTGTCCGCAGCACAGCGTTTTCATGAGCTACATGACATGTCACCAGCACTTGGAGTTCTTTGCCCAGCTGCGGGGAGCTTGCCGATCCGATGCACGCGATTGGGCAGATGAGAAACTTAAGAAGCTGGGACTTAGCGATAAGCGAAACGAATTCGGCAAGAATTTGTCTGGAGGCATGAAGAGGCGTTTATCACTGGGTATCGCCATTGCCGGTAACACCAA AATCGTAATCCTTGACGAACCATCATCGGGATTGGACATTAACTCGCGTCGTGAGCTGTGGGACATCCTACTTAATCTACGCAAGGAGAAGGCCGTTCTGGTCACCACGCACTACATGGAGGAGGCCGAGGTCCTTGGGGATACCATCTGCATATTGGCCAATGGAAAACTGCAGAGCATCGGGAGTCCTTTGGAATTAAAACGAAAATCGGGAATTGGTTATCGTCTCAAATTAGAGATCAACGATTTTACATCAAGAGAAGTGGAAATCATGGAAATAATCCATCACTTTGTGCCAACAGCCAGAGTCTTG AATGTGGTGAATCCTACTGTGTATATCTGCCTGCCGTATGcctataaaaattgtttcgcACAAATGCTTTATAGGCTGGAGACTGAATCAAAGGAACTGGGCATACATACAATTTCCATGACCGACACTTCCCTGGAGGATGTTTTCCTAAG ATGCGCAGGCGAACAGGATCAAGTGGATACCCCCGATGGTTCGCGCAATGATGCGCCGCTACTGGCACACTACAAAAGACTCCAAGACCATCCCCCTCATCGCGGACTTTTTCAACTTTGGATGGCTGTGTTTTACAAAAAGTGGACCTTTATTTCCAATGAATGGTTATATACTCTGATAATG CTGTGCATTCCCTTTGTATGCGTATTCGGGGCTATACTGGTGATGCACGCCATGTCCTTGGTGGAGAACGAAGAGGCTCTGCCGCTGAAGCTCAGCCAGATGGGCAGTGGCGTTATATACGTTCACAATCCAACGGGCCATCACGCCCAtttggagcagcagctgcgtcAACAGATCGAGCTGAATGGAATCACAGCGAAAACAATGCACCTGCGTGGGAGTAATGATGTGAAAAATG AATCCCTTGACTTACAACGCGACAACTTGGCTGATTTCTTGGAGCAGGTGATTGGCATTATTGACATGTACggaggtgggcgtggcacctCCGATACGCCCACCATTGAGATTTTTTACTCAGGCAATCGCTACCACAGCTCTGTGGAGCTTATCAACCTGGTGGACTCGGCAATGCTGAAGCTAGGGCGTCCAGAGTCTGAAATTGATACGACTTACGTGCCAATTCGTCGATTTGTTAGCGACATAAGTCCATCGCGCCTCGAATACTATGCGGTCATCGTGCCGATCGGCATGTTCTTCTTCATGTTCTATTTCATCTCATTGCCGTTTCGGGAATATGCCAATGGATTCAAACAGCTGCAGACCATGTCGCGATTTACTTATTGGTTTGCGCATTTTACTTTTGATATGCTGATCCTGATCTTCGTCTGCGTTGCCCTGTTCAGTCTGCAATCCTTGATGATGCCCTCGGAGCTGTATACAACGGCTGAACTTAAGGTCATTGTGTTAAGCATATTTTTCTACGGCTGCAGCTACCTGCCCATTCTATACGCCCTGGGAAACAACTTTAAGTCGATATCCACGATATCTACTTATTTGCTTTTGATGCTGATTGTGTCCg CCATTGCCCCACTTATCACCTCCAGCAATGCGGCGGCCATGAAACTGCATGAGACCAAGATCGCCTTCCTCTGCTTCCTACCGGACTTCAATCTTAATCACCAGTTTCGCATCATCAATGAAAACTTTATAACCCGACGCCATCCGGCACTTATAAAGGGTCTTATCAGCCAGGACACCTTCTTTGCCTATGCCACCGCCGTGGGTGTTATGGTCATGGCATTCTTTACCATAGTCCTGGAACACAAGTATCTGCGCAGACGAATTCATGATGGCATCTGGGAATGGGCATTCCAAAGAAAGAAATACAATTCGACAGGCACCCTTCCCAGTACTCCGATCTCAGAAATTGATGATTGTGCAAGGGAGGAAAAACGGGTTACCGATCTGATAAAAGACCCATTGAACGACCATTCACTGATTGTGCACAATCTTCGCAAGCGATACGGCGATAAGCTGGCTGTGGACGGAGTCAGCTTTGCGGCTGCCCAGGGTGAATGCTTTGGTCTGTTGGGTGTTAACGGAGCGGGTAAGACAAGTACCTTTCAGATGATAGCGGCCAATTTGCCTCTAGATGGTGGCACTATCCGCATCAAAGGCGCAGACATTCGCGAGCATGAGTTGAAATACCGGGAATACTTTGGCTACTGCCCTCAGTACGATGCACTAAATAAATTCATGACCGCCGAGCAGTGCCTATACTACATGGCATTGCTGCGCGGCCTGAGCCGCCGAAGGACCGATGGACCAGCCAGCTGCAAGGAGCACGTGAAGTACTGGCTAGAGAAGATGCATTTGACCAAATATCAAAAGGTGCAAGTGCGCCACTATTCGGGCGGCACGAAACGCAAGCTTCTGGCGGCAATGGCCATGATTGGTGCACCCGCACTGGTGCTCCTGGACGAACCTACCACCGGTGTGGATCCCATCTCGAGACGATTTCTTTGGCAATGCATCAAGGATTTCCAGGGAAAGGATCGAACAGTGGTGCTCACATCACATAG CATGGACGAGTGCGAAGAGCTGTGCAATCGCTTGGCCATCATGGCGCACGGAAAGTTCAAGTGTCTGAACAATATTTGCGCCCTTAAGCGATTAAGCGGCTTCAcgataaaactgaaaatgaagGCGGACACCGAAACGGAGATGAATGTGTCCACGATCACTGGCACGTTGAAGTCAGAGTTTCCTGGTCTGGAACTGCGCGAGAGCCATGCCGGCACACTCACCTACTTTGTTAGCACGCAGGAGAGTGTGGTCCTTTGGTCAAGTGTTTTCAAGATAGCTGAGGAATATCTGGGCGATCGCTTAAGCGCTCTCGTGGCCGACTATTCGGTGAACGAGTGCACACTCGAGGATATTTTCCTCAAGTTCGAGAGAGAGGCGAAATCACAATCGACGTCACGTCAAACCTCCGTGCAACGCAGGCCGGAATGCAGCTACGTTTAG
- the Eato gene encoding engulfment ABC transporter in the ovary, isoform C, which translates to MAGTFTPLFFVFLRKNLLYLQRNLLPLLLICSGFAGVLTAYLHWSVKPVLHQINQFEAKNEMVLRELYFPGNELDYIYYSPISPNVEDIMDLLRVDLGIIPERLRPNNNSFEMQLEMEQQCRGSCFAIDFHRVPNRGSDRKFRYSLSSNQMRISPRKRFVNDEEIYHQIDDDDYIRSGFLSLQHILDKQYMKYQELGKDFEVVVSSMPNMEVISMDSHRLTYFGTLCSILFNVVLLSSFVVPFVEEKQNGLKEFLNLVTPMSFLNGLTFFLIRFVCYTLLMIFVLVVAYLYKALGSICFAYVAVLFLLYILSTMSYAYLISICFHSVFYAKIGGLAMLIIPYAFSFVRSWATSLAFVCFSTNTFLEGLDIFQTFSNKHREFGAVDVFRVIKSNSSTMFSVYVVLVFQSFLYAMLYNYLGCVFPGPGGLKRPMFFFLDFRIGYRLHNQTGLN; encoded by the exons ATGGCTGGGACTTTTACCCCGCTGTTCTTCGTCTTTCTGCGGAAGAATTTGCTCTACTTGCAACGCAACTTGCTGCCCCTGCTCCTTATCTGCTCCGGATTTGCCGGAGTACTCACCGCGTACCTCCACTGGTCCGTCAAGCCCGTGCTTCACCAAATTAACCAGTTTGAAGCAAAGAATGAA atgGTTCTTAGAGAATTGTACTTTCCCGGTAATGAGCTGGATTACATTTACTACTCACCCATCTCTCCCAATGTAGAGGACATTATGGATCTCCTGCGTGTAGATCTGGGAATTATACCAGAGC GACTTCggcccaacaacaacagcttcGAGATGCAGCTGGAGATGGAGCAACAGTGCCGTGGAAGCTGCTTCGCAATTGACTTCCACCGGGTACCGAACCGTGGCTCTGACAGAAAGTTCCGATACAGCCTCAGCTCAAATCAGATGCGCATTTCGCCCAGAAAGCGATTTGTGAACGACGAGGAAATTTATCACCAGATAG atgatgatgattataTTCGTTCCGGATTCCTGTCCTTGCAACACATATTGGACAAACAGTATATGAAATACCAGGAGCTCGGGAAAGACTTTGAGGTGGTGGTCAGCTCGATGCCCAACATGGAGGTCATCAGCATGGATAGTCATCGATTGACATATTTCGGAACACTGTGCAGCATTCTATTCAATGTGGTCCTACTAAGCAGCTTTGTGGTGCCCTTTGTGGAGGAGAAGCAAAACGGACTGAAGGAGTTTCTCAACCTGGTCACGCCCATGAGTTTCCTCAACGGCCTCACTTTCTTTCTCATTCGGTTTGTGTGCTACACATTGCTTATGATCTTTGTCCTGGTCGTTGCATATTTATACAAGGCCCTGGGCTCCATCTGCTTTGCTTACGTGGCAGTGTTGTTTCTGCTTTACATTTTGTCAACCATGTCGTATGCTTATCTGATCTCTATTTGCTTCCACTCAG TTTTCTATGCGAAAATCGGAGGGCTGGCAATGCTAATAATTCCCTATGCATTCTCATTTGTTCGAAGCTGGGCCACATCGCTGgcatttgtgtgttttagcACGAATACCTTTCTGGAGGGATTGGATATTTTTCAGACATTTTCAAATAAGC ATCGCGAATTCGGTGCTGTGGATGTATTTCGCGTAATCAAAAGCAATTCCTCAACGATGTTTTCGGTCTACGTGGTTCTCGTCTTTCAATCCTTTTTGTATGCCATGCTCTACAACTATTTGGGTTGTGTTTTTCCCGGTCCTGGTGGACTAAAGCGACCGATGTTCTTTTTCCTAGAT TTCCGTATCGGTTATCGGCTGCATAACCAAACAGGGTTAAATTAA